A genomic region of Bubalus kerabau isolate K-KA32 ecotype Philippines breed swamp buffalo chromosome 10, PCC_UOA_SB_1v2, whole genome shotgun sequence contains the following coding sequences:
- the ARF6 gene encoding ADP-ribosylation factor 6 codes for MGKVLSKIFGNKEMRILMLGLDAAGKTTILYKLKLGQSVTTIPTVGFNVETVTYKNVKFNVWDVGGQDKIRPLWRHYYTGTQGLIFVVDCADRDRIDEARQELHRIINDREMRDAIILIFANKQDLPDAMKPHEIQEKLGLTRIRDRNWYVQPSCATSGDGLYEGLTWLTSNYKS; via the coding sequence ATGGGGAAGGTGCTATCTAAGATCTTCGGGAACAAGGAAATGCGGATCCTCATGTTGGGCCTGGACGCGGCCGGCAAGACAACCATCCTGTACAAGTTGAAGCTGGGCCAGTCGGTGACCACCATCCCCACTGTGGGTTTCAACGTGGAGACGGTGACTTACAAAAACGTCAAGTTCAACGTATGGGATGTGGGCGGCCAGGACAAGATCCGGCCGCTCTGGCGGCATTACTACACCGGGACCCAGGGTCTGATCTTCGTAGTGGACTGCGCCGACCGCGACCGCATCGACGAGGCCCGCCAGGAGCTGCACCGCATTATCAATGACCGGGAGATGAGGGACGCCATAATCCTCATCTTCGCCAACAAGCAGGACCTCCCCGATGCCATGAAACCCCACGAGATCCAGGAGAAACTGGGCCTGACCCGGATTCGGGACAGGAACTGGTATGTGCAGCCCTCCTGTGCCACCTCGGGGGACGGACTCTATGAGGGGCTCACATGGTTAACCTCTAACTACAAATCCTAA